The Triticum urartu cultivar G1812 chromosome 6, Tu2.1, whole genome shotgun sequence genome includes the window ACTGACATGATCGTGGCAACGGAGCCCCGGATACATGAGTCTTGACTGCAGGTGGGTAAGGTGGAGATCCGATAAAAATGGACCAAATTGCGAATGCCTGGCTCCCTGTATGCCTGAAGGAGCACTACAATCCGGGAAGGGGGAGAAGGACGGATGGTAGCTGTCGGTCTGATGATAATGGTGCTGATGGCCGTGCACCATTGGGTTTGGGAGGAACGACGGGTTTAGGAGCTGACCCTCGAAGGGGAACTCCGGGTAAGCCGGCATACGGGACTTCTTGCGCGGCGGCGAGAAGGAGGCGAGGTGCATGGCCGGCATGCTCGACACGATCTCGACCAGCCACGGGCTGACCCGCTTCACATTCTGGAGGAGGTCTGGCTCGTCCCACGTCACCTGCGTAGTTACCAAATTGACAAGTGAGCGAAACCTGAAACCTGTACAGAAAAGCAACTGTATGATTTGTTGGCGGGGGTGTAGTGTCGTGCCGTACCTGAAGAAGCCTCCACGGCGACTGCGGCCAACGGGTGGGGTGGGCGACCTGGACGCCGGCGACGGTGCCCATGAACCAGCTGATGCGGGACGAGTCCTCGGTCTCGAATGCCATCTTGAACCGCATCCCGGGGCACCACTGAACCCGCATCGCCGCTCGCACTGCTGCGGCGCGCACGCAGAACTCCGGTGTGCTGGCGCGCGGGAAGTAGACGACCTCGAACGGCTGTCCGCTGCCCGCCAGCCTCGCCGCCTCGACCACGTCCTCGGCGCGCACCTTGCCCCGGGTGCACGGGCTCGCATTGCCTCGCATCGGACCCGAATAGCGGCCCCAGCCGGTCAAAGACAAGGATCCCTCCTCGGCACCGCAGAAGCCGCGCTTGGCGCGCCGGATGCCCACGTGGAGGTCCCCGCCGTCGCCGCGCAGGAACACGATGGAGTCGCCGGCCACGAGCTTCTTCTGGTTCACGAACGCGCTCCAGCCCGTGGTGAGCAGGTGCCGGCGCGGGGTGCCCCGGTAGATGTGGCGGAACTTCCACGCAGTCCCGTGCACGTCCTTGGCGATCACGGTCTGCACGGGCGGGTCGGCGGCGTAGTCCAGCCGCGGGAAGATGGTCTCGGCGCAGTACCTCGGCACCGAGAAACCCCCGCCGTTGTTGGCGTCGGACTGCGTCAGAGTCTTGGCGAACGACG containing:
- the LOC125513865 gene encoding auxin response factor 8-like codes for the protein MITFADLTEPAPGAERRVDRQLWLACAGGMCTVPPVGCNVYYFPQGHTEHALGLDAGADLSAARVPALVPCRVAAVRYVADTDTDEVFARIRLAPLGATDADGDVQDDAAAVADEEQEKPASFAKTLTQSDANNGGGFSVPRYCAETIFPRLDYAADPPVQTVIAKDVHGTAWKFRHIYRGTPRRHLLTTGWSAFVNQKKLVAGDSIVFLRGDGGDLHVGIRRAKRGFCGAEEGSLSLTGWGRYSGPMRGNASPCTRGKVRAEDVVEAARLAGSGQPFEVVYFPRASTPEFCVRAAAVRAAMRVQWCPGMRFKMAFETEDSSRISWFMGTVAGVQVAHPTRWPQSPWRLLQVTWDEPDLLQNVKRVSPWLVEIVSSMPAMHLASFSPPRKKSRMPAYPEFPFEGQLLNPSFLPNPMVHGHQHHYHQTDSYHPSFSPFPDCSAPSGIQGARHSQFGPFLSDLHLTHLQSRLMYPGLRCHDHVSPATIPFPPRISTDLTIGSSPARNGVSTTLPASAKRPNDAKPPGLVLFGQTILTAQQMSRGDSAGVVNSPAAAGYSTRNWNTDKAGNASQGSGSTVVQNSGSTDNTSSERPRLFGDNSHGSELGLKPGQCKVFVESDTLGRNLDCSAMGSFEELYGRLSETFCIEGAELRSRVLYRGADGEVKHAGDEPFSEFIKSARRLTIVTDAGSNNTGS